The proteins below come from a single Ictalurus punctatus breed USDA103 chromosome 29, Coco_2.0, whole genome shotgun sequence genomic window:
- the LOC128629409 gene encoding macrophage mannose receptor 1 has translation MFLPRYDLQNITCSKDQKRTELLKKQQPSNLPFTGLVPVTVSVLRTVPHTYDLMMTPVTWPDAQSYCRVMYTDLATILSDTDWLRFEKEAASKGLTTSAWVGLYSDINSWRWSLNDLPLKNVPYTNWYTGQPDNVGGKQACVLININGEWHDKQCTDLFPFICYNANFSGAARFIGISSPYMTWPQAQTYCRTHHTDLASSLNSSDNMMLDQVRNIQGNSWIGLYTGTWKWSDGTNASNIPWAPGQPDNAGGYEYCAVVNNGLFYDEQCANLHYFFCHTIYPARGQIMRLQVKSDGSVFDPAVQSSILDQIKQKLEEKGMLENTTVTWKVQPDGNIFHKKKDDL, from the exons GTCTGGTCCCAGTCACTGTATCCGTCCTGAGAACCGTCCCTCACACTTATGACCTGATGATGACACCGGTGACCTGGCCTGATGCACAGAGTTACTGCAGGGTGATGTACACTGACCTGGCAACCATCCTAAGTGATACTGATTGGCTACGATTTGAGAAAGAAGCAGCAAGCAAAGGTCTGACAACATCTGCCTGGGTCGGATTGTACAGTGACATCAATAGCTGGCGCTGGTCCTTAAACGATCTCCCACTGAAGAATGTCCCTTATACCAATTGGTACACTGGACAGCCTGATAATGTTGGTGGAAAACAAGCATGTGttctaataaatataaatggtgaATGGCATGATAAACAATGTACAGACCTATTTCCCTTCATATGCTACAATG ctaATTTCAGTGGTGCTGCCAGGTTCATCGGCATCAGTAGTCCTTATATGACCTGGCCTCAAGCTCAAACTTACTGCCGAACACATCACACAGACTTGGCCAGCTCTCTTAACAGTTCAGACAACATGATGTTAGACCAGGTGAGGAATATCCAGGGTAATTCCTGGATTGGGCTTTACACAGGCACTTGGAAGTGGTCAGACGGGACCAACGCTTCAAACATCCCATGGGCTCCTGGACAACCTGATAATGCTGGGGGTTATGAGTACTGTGCAGTGGTTAATAACGGACTGTTCTACGATGAACAATGCGCCAACCTGCACTATTTCTTCTGTCACACCA tTTACCCAGCGAGGGGTCAGATAATGAGACTGCAGGTGAAGTCTGATGGGAGTGTGTTTGATCCTGCTGTGCAGTCGTCCATTTTAGATCAG ATCAAACAGAAACTGGAGGAAAAAGGCATGTTGGAGAACACCACAGTGACCTGGAAGGTGCAGCCAGATGGAAACATCTTCCACAAGAAAAAGGATGATCTGTAA